CTACCAGTTGGGCCGGTACCTGAACCTGCCGCCCGCCTATCTGCTGATACACCGCGTGACGATCAGCACGATCGGCGTGCTGTGTCAGCTGGGTGCGACGGTGCGGATGCGGGACGAGCTGGAGGAGTGGCTGCCCGGCTTCGTGGAGGAGCCGGAGGAGACCGAGGAGCTGGAAGCGACCGAGGAGTCGGAAGAGGCCGAGGAGCTCGAAGCAGGCGTGGCGGTCGAAGCGGTCGGGGCCGTCGAGGACAGCGGCGCGGTGATGAAGGCCTGACCTCCGGGGGGCTCACCACCAGTCGGAGTCGAGGCGTCCTTCGATGGCTCTGATGTTGGCCCGGGCGCAGGCATCGCAGAAGTAGTGACGGACGCCGTTCTCCACGGAGCAGGTCCAGGTCGGCGGCGTGCCCTCGGCGATCGTGCCGCAGCGGGAGCACACGAGCTGCTCCGGCGTCGGGTCCGGCCCCGGCTCCGAGGGCCTGCGGTTCTGCTGTTCCACCCGGCGACCATATCGCCGCGCGGGAGAGTTCGGTGCGTACAACGCACTGCGGGGGACGGTCCGTTCGGACCGTCCCCCGCGTTCATCTGTGGTGGTGGCTGAGCGCCTTCGCGGTTCTTACTGCATGACCGCTATGGCGAGCGCGCGCCGGGCACGCAGCGAGGCGCGCTCCGCGCGGCGCTGCATGCGGCGGGCCGCCATCAGACGCTCGGCCGGGCGTTGAGCCTCGGCTTCACGCAGGCGTTCGTGCATATGCGCACGAGCCATGGCTTCGGGGCTGAGTTGCATCTTTCGGATCCTGTTCTGACGCGGAACGTACGCGCCGGTGGTGAGGAAGTCTGGGGTGGCGGTGCCTGCCGGCTCGCTGGTGGCTGCCTTCATCGGGGCCTGCTTCTTGGGGTCGTGCGTGAGGGGGCGGTCGATGGTTCCGGCGGTGTTCATGCGACGACCGGGTTCTTGCGCGGGCGACCACGGGGCCGCTTGCGGGCAACGACGACGCCCTGGACGAACAGCTCGCCGCCCCAGACACCCCACGGCTCACGCCGCTCCTTGGCGCCCGCGAGGCAGGCCTCCATCAGCGGGCAGGTGCGGCAGAGGGACTTGGCGTACTCGACGTCGGCCGGCGACTCCGCGAAGAAGACCTCCGGGTCGTAGGCACGGCAGGGGACGGGTACGCCGAGGTTCTCGATGGCGTCGTCGAGCGCGGTGAGCGCGGTGAGGGGAGTCAAGGTCGGGTCCTCCGTGGGTGCGGGCGGGGGGAGCGTCTGTGAAGGCGGTACGGACGGGGCGTGCGCTTCGAGTTGCACGGTGGTGTTTTCCTCGTCTGGTCGTGCCGGCCTGGGTCGGCCGGTTGGCGGCTGGTACCGGGTCTTGCTGTCGGCCCCTTCGCTCCGTTCTCCCTGTTCTGGGGAAAACAGAAGGGCCGCGGATCCCGGGTGGGGTTCCGCGGCCCTGAAGGCGCCGGTCTGATCGAGGATCAGACTGGATCACTCCAGGGTTCGAGCCCACGGAAGGCCCACATCGTGTGGTGCTGCGTCGTCTGCTTCCGGAATCCGGCACCGGCTGCCGCAAAGGCATAGGCCTTGGCCTGTGCCTCCGCTACTGCTGCTTCCGGTGCCTTGGTCGGTCGCTCATTGCCCTCATTGGCCTCGCGGACGGGAAGACCGGCGAGAGGCAGGGAGGGAGACATCGGACGGACGGCGGGGATGCCGCCGGACAGACCGGTGCCCTGGTTCGAGAAGCCGAGCAGGCAGGAAGCGACGACCGAGCGATCGGTCATTTTCGCGGTGCTGATGAAGCTCTCGTTGATGCTGATCACTGGAATTCGCCTCCTCTCGGCGTCTAGGGGATCGGCCGGAACCGGTCCTGCGGACTGTCAAGTACAGCACGGAACCCCGGCTTCGGAGAAGCCGCTGTTTCCGTGTTAAGAACCTATGGGTCTTCCTTGCGCATGCGCAAACTATTTTTTCGACGAGTTTGAATCACTCGTCCTCGGCGCCCCTTACACGGTCCTGACCTGCACAGATGGCGAGTACCTCGGCGCCGAAGCGGTGGAACTTGCGGACGCCGACGCCGGGGATGCGTGCCAGCTCGCCCTCGTCCTCGGGCACCGCCTCCGCGATGGCGATCAAGGTTTTGTCCGTGAAGACGCAGTAGGCGGGCTGTCCCAGCTCCCTCGCCTGGCCGGATCGCCACTCCCGCAACCGTTCGTAGAGACCTTCGTCCATGTCGGACGGGCAGTCCTCGCAGCGCATGAGCTTCATCTCACCCGCCTCGGTC
The window above is part of the Streptomyces venezuelae genome. Proteins encoded here:
- a CDS encoding WhiB family transcriptional regulator, whose product is MQLEAHAPSVPPSQTLPPPAPTEDPTLTPLTALTALDDAIENLGVPVPCRAYDPEVFFAESPADVEYAKSLCRTCPLMEACLAGAKERREPWGVWGGELFVQGVVVARKRPRGRPRKNPVVA